A genomic region of Pseudomonas migulae contains the following coding sequences:
- a CDS encoding ABC transporter permease: MFKLSPLARRRFERFKKNRRGWWSLWLFIGLFLLSLGGELIANDKPLVVSYQGSLYFPVFKRYTEQEFGGQLPFQADYRSDYVQKLIKKDGGWLLFPPIPFSDDTPNYDLNKPAPSPPSNVNWLGTDDQARDVLARVIFGARVSILFALMLTFVSALIGIAAGALQGYYGGWVDLIGQRLLEVWSGLPVLYLLIILSGFVEPNFWWLLGIMALFSWLALVDVVRAEFLRGRNLEYVKAARALGLTDRKVIVRHILPNAMNATLSYLPFILTGAISTLTALDFLGFGMPAGSASLGELIGQGKQNLQAPWLGLTAFFTLALILSLLVFIGEALRDAFDPRS, encoded by the coding sequence ATGTTCAAGCTTTCGCCGTTGGCGCGTCGCCGTTTCGAACGTTTCAAGAAAAACCGCCGTGGCTGGTGGTCGCTGTGGCTATTCATCGGCCTGTTCCTGTTGAGCCTGGGCGGCGAGCTGATCGCCAATGACAAACCGCTGGTGGTCAGTTATCAGGGTTCGTTGTACTTCCCGGTTTTCAAGCGCTACACCGAGCAGGAGTTCGGCGGGCAACTGCCGTTCCAGGCTGACTACCGCAGCGACTATGTGCAGAAGCTGATCAAAAAGGATGGCGGCTGGCTGTTGTTTCCGCCAATCCCGTTCAGCGACGACACCCCCAACTATGACCTGAACAAACCGGCGCCGAGTCCGCCCTCGAACGTCAATTGGCTGGGTACCGACGACCAGGCTCGTGACGTGCTGGCGCGGGTGATTTTCGGCGCGCGGGTGTCGATTCTGTTTGCGTTGATGCTGACCTTTGTCAGCGCGCTGATCGGCATCGCCGCCGGCGCGTTGCAGGGTTACTACGGCGGCTGGGTCGACCTGATCGGCCAGCGTTTGCTGGAAGTCTGGTCGGGGTTGCCGGTGCTGTACCTGCTGATCATCCTGTCGGGGTTTGTCGAGCCGAACTTCTGGTGGCTGCTGGGGATCATGGCGTTGTTTTCCTGGCTGGCGCTGGTGGACGTGGTGCGCGCCGAGTTCCTGCGCGGACGCAACCTGGAATACGTCAAAGCCGCGCGTGCACTGGGCCTGACCGACCGCAAGGTGATCGTGCGGCACATTCTGCCCAACGCGATGAATGCGACGCTGAGTTACCTGCCGTTCATTCTGACCGGGGCGATTTCAACGCTCACGGCCCTGGATTTCCTCGGTTTCGGCATGCCGGCCGGCAGCGCGTCACTGGGCGAACTGATCGGTCAGGGCAAACAGAATCTGCAAGCACCGTGGCTGGGGCTGACGGCGTTTTTCACCCTGGCGCTGATTCTTTCTTTACTGGTGTTTATCGGCGAGGCGTTGCGAGATGCCTTTGATCCCCGATCCTGA
- a CDS encoding peptidylprolyl isomerase — MPKATARHILVASEDKCNELKAQIEAGADFAEIAKANSTCPSSRQGGDLGSFGPGQMVKEFDTVVFSAPINVVQGPVKTQFGYHLLEVTSRQD; from the coding sequence ATGCCTAAAGCCACTGCCCGTCATATCCTGGTTGCCAGCGAAGACAAGTGCAACGAACTCAAAGCCCAAATCGAGGCTGGCGCCGATTTCGCCGAAATTGCCAAAGCCAACTCCACGTGCCCTTCCAGCCGTCAGGGCGGTGACCTGGGTTCGTTCGGTCCAGGCCAGATGGTCAAGGAATTCGACACCGTGGTCTTCAGCGCACCGATCAACGTGGTACAAGGGCCGGTCAAGACCCAGTTCGGTTACCACCTGCTGGAAGTGACCAGCCGTCAGGACTGA
- a CDS encoding microcin C ABC transporter permease YejB yields the protein MWAYILRRLLLIIPTLVIILLVNFVIVQAAPGGPVEQAIAHLQGIGGASVGGGSSEVMSGSSRASRGLDPQLIKEIEKQYGFDKPAPERLWLMLKSYAQLDFGKSFFRGATVTDLILEKMPVTISLGLWATLITYLVSIPLGIRKAVHHGSHFDIWTSTAIIIGYAMPAFLFAMFLIVVFAGGTSLNWFPVRGLVSDNFESLSTVGKIADYFWHLVLPVTSLVIGGFATLTILTKNSFLNEITRQYVVTARAKGMSERRVLYGHVFRNAMLLVVSGIPQAFISVFFAGSLLIEVIFSLDGLGRMSYEAAVSRDYPVVFGSLFIFTLFGLLIKLVGDLCYTLVDPRIDFAARNA from the coding sequence ATGTGGGCTTATATTCTGCGGCGTTTGCTGCTGATCATTCCGACGCTGGTGATCATTCTGCTGGTCAACTTCGTCATCGTTCAGGCTGCGCCGGGCGGTCCGGTGGAGCAGGCGATCGCGCACCTGCAAGGCATCGGCGGCGCCAGTGTCGGCGGCGGTTCCAGCGAAGTCATGAGCGGCAGTTCGCGGGCCAGCCGTGGCCTCGATCCGCAACTGATCAAGGAAATCGAAAAACAGTACGGCTTCGACAAACCGGCGCCGGAACGCCTGTGGCTGATGCTCAAAAGCTATGCGCAACTGGATTTCGGCAAAAGCTTTTTCCGCGGCGCCACGGTCACCGACCTGATCCTGGAAAAAATGCCGGTGACCATTTCCCTCGGGCTCTGGGCCACGCTGATCACCTATCTGGTGTCGATCCCGCTGGGCATCCGCAAAGCCGTGCATCACGGCAGCCACTTCGATATCTGGACCAGCACCGCAATCATCATCGGCTATGCGATGCCGGCGTTCCTGTTCGCGATGTTCCTGATCGTGGTGTTTGCCGGCGGCACGTCGCTGAACTGGTTCCCGGTGCGCGGCCTGGTTTCGGACAACTTTGAATCGCTGTCCACCGTGGGCAAGATCGCCGACTATTTCTGGCACCTTGTGTTGCCGGTGACGTCACTGGTGATCGGCGGCTTCGCCACCCTGACCATCCTGACCAAAAACTCGTTCCTCAATGAAATCACCCGCCAATACGTGGTCACCGCCCGCGCCAAAGGCATGAGCGAGCGCCGCGTGCTGTATGGCCACGTGTTCCGCAACGCGATGCTGTTGGTGGTGTCGGGCATTCCCCAGGCGTTCATCAGTGTGTTTTTCGCCGGCTCGCTGCTGATCGAAGTGATCTTTTCCCTCGATGGCCTGGGCCGCATGAGCTACGAAGCCGCGGTGTCCCGGGACTATCCGGTGGTGTTCGGTTCGCTGTTCATCTTCACGCTGTTCGGCCTGCTGATAAAACTGGTCGGCGACCTCTGCTACACCCTGGTCGACCCGCGTATCGACTTCGCCGCGAGGAACGCCTGA
- a CDS encoding esterase/lipase family protein, protein MQRNASTLYPILLVHGLFGFDRIGPVELFQDIKQALRSDGARVFIPHLSATHTNEARGEQLLAQIERVLEGTGAEKVNLIGHSQGALAARYAAAIAPQVVASVTSVSGPNHGSELADFLRKALTPGRLPERAAETVATLFADFLSLLSGNPYLSQNAIAALNALTTEGVYAFNEKYPQGLPKTWGGKGRELVNGVRYYSWSGTLQGTVVDEGLNALDPLNGFSRAFSRYFTTEAEQNDGMVGRFSSHLGKVIRSDYPLDHLDSINQTAGRVRKGVDPIDLYVQHAERLRKAGL, encoded by the coding sequence ATGCAACGGAATGCAAGCACTCTCTATCCCATCCTGCTGGTTCACGGTCTGTTCGGTTTCGACCGGATCGGCCCGGTCGAACTCTTCCAGGACATCAAGCAAGCACTGCGCAGCGACGGCGCCAGGGTGTTCATACCTCACCTGTCGGCTACCCATACCAACGAAGCACGCGGTGAACAGCTTCTGGCACAGATCGAACGGGTGCTGGAAGGTACCGGTGCTGAAAAGGTCAATCTGATCGGGCACAGCCAGGGGGCACTGGCCGCACGCTATGCCGCAGCGATAGCGCCGCAAGTCGTAGCGTCGGTGACGTCGGTCAGCGGACCGAACCACGGCTCGGAACTGGCGGACTTCCTGCGCAAGGCGTTGACGCCTGGACGCCTCCCGGAACGCGCCGCCGAAACGGTCGCCACCTTGTTCGCCGATTTCCTGTCGCTGCTGAGTGGCAACCCGTATTTGTCGCAGAACGCGATCGCGGCGTTGAATGCGCTGACCACCGAAGGTGTCTACGCGTTTAACGAGAAATACCCCCAGGGCTTGCCAAAAACCTGGGGCGGCAAGGGGCGTGAGCTGGTCAACGGGGTCCGCTATTATTCCTGGAGCGGTACGTTGCAAGGGACCGTTGTCGATGAAGGGCTCAATGCACTCGATCCGCTGAACGGGTTCTCACGGGCCTTTTCCCGTTATTTCACCACCGAAGCCGAGCAGAACGACGGCATGGTCGGACGCTTCAGTTCCCATCTGGGTAAAGTGATCCGCTCCGACTATCCACTGGACCATCTGGACAGCATCAACCAGACAGCCGGTCGGGTGCGCAAAGGCGTCGACCCGATTGATCTGTATGTGCAGCACGCCGAACGCCTGCGCAAGGCTGGCCTGTAG
- a CDS encoding extracellular solute-binding protein yields MRLAFPTLLFTAVALLLGAAGVNAAPQHALTVYGEPAKYPAGFSHFAYTNPQAPKGGTMRRSAIEIGHFDHVLPYIDKGIGVTQIDGLIYSPLAQRSLDEPYTVYGLVAQKMERSDDGLSLRFYLNPKARFADGEPITAEDVRYTFDLLMTQGSLRYRTQFADVKGVEVESPRTVRFDFKSNENRTLPLDIATLPVFPEHWWKTRDFASGGGYEPPLGSGPYKVSKVDSGRSITFERNPDWWGKDLPVSRGLYNFDHFSIEYFGDTDVARQVLRGGAYDYNREFSATGYSIGYDSPALSDGRLQKAHLAQNAPQSAQGFVFNLQNPLFQDRRVRQALVMLWDFEWSNRQMMRDLYIRQQSFFSNTDLAARNLPDAAELAILEPLRGQIPDEVFTKVFEAPKTDGSGVIRDKQLQALDLLEQAGWKPDGDQLVNAEGKSLSFTFLVSQNGMDRLLLPYKRTLKQIGIDLNIRRIDSSQYVNRLMSRDYDMIVTGYPVTTSPGNELTNYFGSAAANDPGSNNYMVLKNPAVDTLVNGLVRATTQTDMLRYAHALDRVLQWNYYWIPNYYPPGSSTVWWNRFGIPSVQAANDEAIESWWEVSTTPLTNQQMTAELIKRGKPGGPH; encoded by the coding sequence ATGCGACTGGCTTTCCCTACTTTGTTGTTCACTGCCGTGGCCCTGCTATTGGGCGCCGCCGGTGTGAACGCCGCCCCCCAACACGCGCTGACCGTTTACGGCGAACCGGCGAAGTATCCTGCCGGCTTCAGTCATTTTGCCTACACCAATCCGCAAGCCCCGAAGGGTGGCACGATGCGGCGCTCGGCGATCGAGATCGGGCATTTCGACCATGTGTTGCCCTATATAGACAAAGGCATCGGTGTGACGCAGATCGACGGTTTGATCTATTCGCCGTTGGCCCAGCGGTCGCTGGACGAGCCTTACACCGTTTATGGCCTGGTGGCGCAGAAGATGGAGCGCTCGGATGACGGGTTGTCCCTGCGTTTCTACCTCAACCCCAAGGCTCGTTTCGCCGACGGCGAGCCGATCACCGCCGAGGACGTGCGCTACACCTTCGACCTGCTGATGACCCAGGGCAGCCTGCGCTATCGCACGCAGTTCGCCGACGTCAAAGGCGTCGAAGTGGAATCGCCGCGCACCGTTCGTTTCGACTTCAAGAGCAACGAAAACCGCACCCTGCCCCTCGACATCGCGACCTTGCCGGTGTTTCCCGAGCACTGGTGGAAAACCCGCGACTTCGCCAGCGGCGGCGGTTACGAGCCACCATTGGGCAGCGGCCCGTACAAGGTGAGCAAGGTCGACTCCGGACGCAGCATCACGTTCGAGCGCAATCCGGACTGGTGGGGCAAGGACCTGCCGGTCAGTCGCGGCCTCTACAATTTCGACCATTTCAGCATCGAGTACTTCGGCGATACCGATGTGGCGCGCCAGGTGTTGCGCGGCGGCGCCTACGATTACAACCGTGAATTCTCCGCCACCGGTTATTCCATTGGTTACGACAGCCCGGCGCTCAGCGACGGTCGCCTGCAGAAGGCGCATCTGGCGCAAAACGCGCCGCAATCGGCGCAAGGCTTCGTGTTCAACCTGCAAAATCCGCTGTTCCAGGATCGCCGCGTACGCCAGGCACTGGTGATGCTTTGGGATTTCGAATGGAGCAACCGGCAGATGATGCGCGACCTCTATATCCGCCAGCAGAGCTTCTTTTCCAACACCGACCTTGCCGCCCGCAACCTGCCGGATGCCGCCGAACTGGCGATTCTTGAACCCTTGCGCGGACAGATTCCCGACGAAGTGTTCACCAAGGTGTTCGAGGCACCGAAAACCGACGGCAGCGGCGTGATCCGCGACAAACAACTGCAAGCGCTGGACTTGCTGGAACAGGCCGGGTGGAAACCCGATGGCGACCAACTGGTGAATGCCGAGGGCAAGTCGCTGAGCTTTACCTTCCTGGTCAGCCAGAACGGCATGGACCGTTTGCTGCTGCCCTACAAGCGCACGCTGAAGCAGATCGGCATCGACCTGAACATCCGCCGCATCGACTCGTCCCAGTACGTCAATCGCCTGATGTCCCGGGATTACGACATGATCGTCACCGGCTACCCGGTCACCACCTCGCCGGGCAACGAACTGACCAACTATTTTGGCTCCGCGGCGGCCAACGATCCGGGCTCCAACAATTACATGGTGTTGAAAAACCCGGCGGTCGATACGTTGGTCAACGGCCTGGTTCGCGCCACCACCCAGACCGACATGCTGCGCTATGCCCATGCCCTGGACCGGGTGCTGCAATGGAACTACTACTGGATTCCCAACTACTATCCGCCGGGCAGTTCGACCGTGTGGTGGAACCGCTTCGGGATTCCCAGCGTGCAAGCCGCCAATGACGAAGCCATCGAGAGTTGGTGGGAAGTGAGCACCACGCCGCTGACCAACCAGCAGATGACCGCCGAGCTGATCAAGCGCGGCAAACCCGGAGGTCCGCACTGA
- a CDS encoding ABC transporter ATP-binding protein produces the protein MSNLIEIRNLSVAFSGQTVVRNLSLDIRPGECLALVGESGSGKSVTAHSILQLLPETDTESTGSIRYRGKELLGASSKVLRELRGNRIAMIFQEPMTSLNPLHSIEKQIGETLLLHKGLTGKPAQARILELLHLVGIQKPKERLKAYPHQLSGGQRQRVMIAMALACEPELLIADEPTTALDVTVQRKILLLLKSLQQRLGMSLLLISHDLNLVRSIAQRVCVMKAGEIVEQAPCETLFTEPKHPYSCVLLNAEPEGEALARDEREKVLEVDNLSVRFPLSGGLFQRKTYLHAVDGISLNVQRGKTLGIVGESGSGKSTLGQAILRLLESEGSIRFQGEALDGLTQKQLRPWRKKMQVVFQDPFGSLSPRMSVAQIISEGLEVHSQLTADECKAEVIRALQEVGLDPQTRHRYPHEFSGGQRQRIAIARALVLKPALILLDEPTSALDRTVQKQVVALLRQLQEKHGLTYLFISHDLAVVRALAHDMIVIKDGKVVESGASHDVFESPQHPYTKELLAAAHPR, from the coding sequence ATGAGTAACCTGATCGAAATCCGCAACCTCAGCGTGGCCTTCAGCGGCCAGACCGTGGTGCGCAATCTGAGCCTGGATATCCGCCCCGGTGAATGCCTGGCGCTGGTTGGCGAGTCGGGGTCCGGCAAATCGGTGACCGCGCACTCGATCCTGCAACTGTTGCCCGAGACCGACACCGAATCCACCGGCAGCATCCGCTATCGCGGCAAGGAACTGCTGGGCGCCTCTTCAAAAGTGCTGCGGGAGTTGCGCGGCAATCGCATCGCGATGATCTTTCAGGAGCCGATGACCTCGCTCAACCCGCTGCACAGCATTGAAAAACAGATCGGCGAAACCTTGCTGTTGCACAAAGGCTTGACCGGCAAACCGGCGCAGGCACGGATTCTTGAATTGCTGCACCTGGTGGGTATCCAGAAACCCAAGGAACGGCTCAAGGCATATCCGCATCAACTGTCCGGCGGCCAGCGGCAACGGGTGATGATCGCCATGGCCCTGGCCTGCGAACCGGAGTTGCTGATCGCCGACGAACCTACCACCGCGCTGGACGTGACGGTGCAGCGCAAAATTCTGTTGCTGCTCAAATCCCTGCAACAGCGACTCGGCATGTCGCTGCTGTTGATCAGCCATGACCTCAACCTGGTGCGCAGCATCGCCCAGCGCGTGTGCGTGATGAAGGCTGGGGAAATCGTCGAACAGGCGCCGTGCGAGACGCTGTTCACCGAGCCGAAGCATCCGTACAGCTGCGTGTTGCTGAATGCCGAACCGGAAGGCGAAGCCCTGGCCCGGGACGAACGCGAGAAGGTCCTGGAAGTGGACAATCTTTCCGTACGTTTCCCCCTCAGTGGCGGACTGTTTCAGCGCAAAACGTATTTGCATGCAGTGGATGGCATCAGCCTGAACGTCCAGCGCGGCAAGACGCTGGGCATTGTCGGTGAATCGGGTTCCGGCAAGTCCACACTGGGCCAGGCGATCCTGCGTCTGCTCGAATCCGAAGGCAGTATTCGCTTTCAGGGTGAAGCGCTGGACGGTTTGACGCAAAAGCAGCTGCGGCCGTGGCGCAAGAAAATGCAGGTGGTGTTCCAGGACCCTTTCGGTAGCCTCAGCCCACGGATGTCCGTGGCGCAGATCATCAGCGAAGGCCTTGAGGTTCATAGCCAATTGACGGCGGACGAATGCAAGGCCGAGGTGATTCGGGCATTGCAGGAAGTCGGCCTCGACCCGCAAACCCGTCATCGCTACCCCCATGAATTCTCCGGCGGTCAACGCCAGCGCATCGCCATTGCCCGGGCGCTGGTGCTGAAACCGGCGCTGATCCTGCTCGACGAACCGACCTCGGCGCTGGACCGCACGGTGCAAAAACAAGTGGTCGCCCTGCTTCGCCAGCTTCAGGAAAAACACGGCCTGACGTACCTGTTCATCAGCCACGACCTGGCGGTGGTCCGCGCCCTCGCCCATGACATGATCGTGATCAAGGACGGCAAGGTGGTGGAAAGCGGTGCCAGCCATGATGTGTTCGAGTCACCGCAGCATCCGTACACCAAGGAGCTGTTGGCGGCGGCGCATCCGCGGTAG